The Sphingomonas sanguinis nucleotide sequence GTCGCTGGAGGAATTGCGCACCCTGTTCGGTGGGTTCGCGGCGCGCGCGCAACACGTGGTCGCCAATGCGGGCGATGCGGAGACGGCGGCGCTGCTCGCGGACCTGCCGAATCTCACCACCTTCGCGGTCGAGGGTGCGGCCGATCTGGTGGCCGAGGCGCTGAAGCCCGAGCCCTTTGCCATCTCCTTCGACCTGATCACGGGCGGGGCGGGCTATGGCGTGCGGCTATCGGTGCCGGGCCTCCACAACGTCTCCAATGCGCTGGCTGCGATCGGCGCGAGCGTGGCGGCGGGCGTCCCCCTGATCGACGCGATCCGCGCTGTCGAGCGCTTCACCGGCCTGAAGCGCCGGTTCGAGAAGGTCGGCGAGGCGAACGGCGTCACGGTCATCGACGATTTCGGCCACAACCCCGACAAGATCGCCGCGACCCTCGACACGCTCCACGCCTTTGCCGGGCGATTGCTGATCCTGTTCCAGCCGCACGGCTATGGTCCGCTGAAGGTCATGCGGACCGAACTGGTCGACAGCATCGCCGTGCGGATGAAGCCCGACGACGTGCTGGTCCTGCCCGACCCGGCCTATTTCGGCGGCACCGTCGCGCGCGAAGTGACCAGCGCCGACATCGTCGCCGACCTGCGCACGCGTGGAGCAGACGCCCGCCACATCGCCGACCGCGCCGAGGCGGCGGCGGCACTGGTGGCCGAGGCGCGGGCGGGCGACCGGATCGTGGTGATGGGCGCGCGCGACGATACGCTCAGCCTGTTGGCGCAGGACATGGTGGAGCAGCTCGGAGCCACGTAAAGGACGCTTGACGTAAAGCCAGCTTTCCATGTAAAGCCTCCTTCACATCTGAGGGAAGTTCTTCATGGCTTTGTTGTCCGCAACGCGTCGGTACCAGCGTCGGGTCATCCTGCTCGCAATCCTCTACGCGGCTCTGCTTTTGTCGGCAGTCTATCTGTTGAACCGCCACATGGTCAGCGGCGCGGCGGCCTATCTGGTCGGGGTGTTGCCCGCTTTGCCGGTTGTCGGTTTCTTCGTCGCGATCGGGCTGTATATGACCGAGGAGCGGGACGAATATCTGCGGATGCTATTGGTCCGGCAGTCGCTGATTGCGACCGGCGTGTCGATGACCGGGGCAACACTCTGGGGCTTTCTGGAAGGTTTCGACCTGCTACCGCATCTGGTCGGCTATGCTTGGCCCATCCTATGGTTCGCCGGACTGGGCATAGGCTCTTGCGTCAACCGCCTGATCGAGCGGAGCCCGGCGTGAACAACCACCTCCGCACCCTGCGGGCCGAACGCGGCTGGAGCCAGCAGGACCTGGCTGAGCGGCTGGAGGTCAGCCGCCAGAGCGTCAACGCGATCGAGACGGGGCGCTACGATCCCTCGCTCCCCCTCGCCTTCAAGATCGCCGAGCTGTTCGGTTGCGCGATCGAGGACATCTTCGTCAGCCCGTCCAAAGGCTGATTGGCCAATTCCCATCGCCGTGATAGGTTCGGCACGAACGGCCATAGGAGAACGTCCGTCATGTTCCGCCGCCTGTTTACCGAGCATCCCCAGAGCGTCGGCGAAAGCTATGTCGAGCATTTCGGTGTCGCGGCGCGATTCGGGGGGATCATGATCCTCGGCGGGCTGGGCGCAATCGTCCATGCGGTCGTGCCGGGGCTGTGCACTACGACGGGCAGCGACACGGTTGCCCGGCTCCATGCCGAGATGGTGGCCAAGCGGCGCAAGAAGCAGGCCGCACAGGCGCAGATGAAGAGCGTGGAATATGTGATCTGAGGGGTGTCCCTCCACCACCGCTTCGCGGCGCCCCCCCTCCCCAAGCGAGCTTGGGGAGGAATGCCCCTACCTCCGTTCAGCCTGAGCGTAGTCGAAGGCCAAGGGATGACCTCTCCACGGGGGTGCTTGGAGAGGCTATGACGTGGCCTTCGACTTCGCTCAGGCTGAACGGGGGTTGGAATTGGGGGGTGAGAGATCGCGGCATCGGGTTTCCAATCCCGCCGCCGCATCCTAAATCCCGGTCATGACCGACACCCTCGCCCCCCGCCCCAAGCTTGCCTACAATTGGACGCCGGGGACCGGCCCCGCGATCGTCTTCCTGCCGGGCTATGCCTCGGACATGCAGGGGTCGAAGGCGCTGGCGCTGGAGGAATGGGCTCAGGCGAACGGCCGTGCCTTCCTGCGCTTCGACTATGGCGGCTGCGGCGAGTCGGAGGGCGCGTTCGAGGATCAGGCGCTGGCCGACTGGCGCGACGATGTGGTCGCGATGCTGGACGATGTGGTGAAGGGTCCGGCGGTGCTGGTCGGATCGTCGATGGGCGGCTGGCTGATGCTGCTCGCCGCAGCCGCCCGGCCGGATCAGGTCAAGGCGCTGGTCGGCATCGCCCCCGCGCCCGACTTCACCGACTGGGGCTTTTCCGAAGAGGAGAAGATGACGATTCTCCAGGCCGGGCGGCTGGAGCGCCCCAACCCCTACGGCCCCGCCCCCACCGTCTATACCCGCCGCTTCTGGTCGTCGGGCGAGGCCAACCGGCTGACGTTTGGTCCGATTACGTTCGACGGGCCGGTGCGGCTGCTGCAGGGCATGGCCGACCCCGATGTGCCTTGGCATCGGACCACCCATCTGGCGCAGCTGTTCCGTTCAGCCGATGTGCAGACTGTCTTGATCAAGGACGGGGACCACCGGCTGTCGCGCGATGCCGATATCGCGCTGCTGATCCGGGCCGTCGAGGACGTGTTGCACCGCCTATGATCCTGCTCTCCCTGGCGCTCGCCGCCGCCGTCCAGTCCGCCCCCGCCAAGACGCCGCCCCTGCCCACCGACCCGCGCGAGGCTCGGTATCAGCGCTGCGTGTCGCTGGCCGATCGCGATCCCGCCGCCGCCAAGGTCGAGGCGGGCAAGTGGCGGCTGGCGGGCGGCGACTATTTCGCGCAGCAATGCCTGGGGCTGGCCTTTGCGACCGAGCGCAACTGGGCGGCGGCGGCGGACGCTTTTCAACAGGCCGCCCGCGCCGCCGAGACCGCGCATGACGTGCGCGCCGCCAATTACTGGGCGCAGGCGGGCAATGCCTTTCTGGCCGCCGGAGACGCCCCCCATGCCCGCGCCGCGCTGGATGCCGCGCTGGCGGCAGGCGAGTTGAGCGGCTTCGCGCTGGGCGAGGCGCAGCTCGACCGGGCGCGCGCCTCGGTCGCGGGCGGGCAGATGGCCGCCGCGCGAGTCGATCTGGATGCGGCGCTGACCAACGCCCCTGCCGATCCGCTTGCCTGGCTGCTCTCGGCGACGCTGGCGCGGCGGATGAAGGACCTGCCCCGCGCACAGAAGGATATCGCCCAGGCGCTGGCCCGCTCCGCCGACGATGCCAGCGTGCAACTGGAGGCGGGCAATATCGCCGCCGTCGCGGGCGACGAGGCAGGCGCGCGCAAGGCGTGGAGCGAGGCCGCCCGCCTCGCCCCGCCCGACAGCCCGATCCGCGCCGAGACGGCCAAGGCGCTCTCGCAATTCCCGTCCCGCTAATTCCTTATCGCACGTAAAGGTCATGCTTTCCCGTTCGGGATAGCATGGCTGTCCCGCCCGAGCGGCCCCGTTGAACAGGCAGAACACCCGATGCGCTATCTCCACACCATGATCCGCGTCAGCGATCTCGACGCCAGCATCCGCTTCTTCGAGCTGCTGGGCCTTAAGGAGGTCCGCCGCGTGGACAATGAGCGCGGGCGTTTCTCGCTGATCTTCCTGGCCGCGCCGGGCGACGAAGGCCGGGCCGAGGTCGAGCTGACCCACAATTGGGACCCCGAAATCTATACCGGCGGTCGCAATTTCGGCCACCTGGCCTACCGCGTCGACGATATCTACGCGACGTGCCAGCGGCTGATGGATGCCGGGATCATCATCAACCGTCCCCCGCGCGACGGGCATATGGCCTTCGTCAAGACGCCCGACGGCATCTCGATCGAACTGTTGCAGGACGGTGCGCTGCCGCCGGCCGAACCTTGGGTCTCGATGCCCAATGTCGGAAGCTGGTAAGAGGCTTTCCATGGAAATCGTTCGAGTCCCCGTCCTCTCCGACAATTATGCCTGGCTGATCCATGACGCCGGGCAGACCGTCGCGCTCGACCCCGGCGAGGCCGCGCCCGTCGCGGCGGCGGCCGCCGCGCGCGGCTGGACGATCGATCAGGTCTGGCTGACCCATTGGCATCCCGATCATGTCGGCGGTGCCGCCGCGTTGAAGGCGCAAGGGGCCCGCGTCGCGGGTCCGGCGGCGGAGGCGGCGAAGATCGACGGGCTCGACACGCTGCTGGACGAAGGCGACACCATCGCGGTCGGTGATGCGGTGGCGACCATCTGGTCGGTGCCCGGCCATACGGCGGGCCATATCGCCTTTCACATCGCCGACCGGGCGACGATCTTCACCGGCGACACGCTGTTCGCCATGGGATGCGGGCGGCTGTTCGAGGGGACGGCGGCGCAGATGCACGCCAATATGCGCCGGTTCGCGGGGCTGCCGGGCGACACGCGCGTCTATTGCGGTCACGAATACACCCTGTCCAACGCCCGCTTCGCCGCCGCCGTGGAGCCTGACAATGACGCCATCGCCGAGCGGCTGGCCGATGTCGTCGCGATGCGCGAACAGGGCGAGCCGACCATTCCGACGACCATCGCGCTGGAGCGGGCGACCAACCCCTTTCTCCGCTCGGTCGATGCGGACGAACTGGCGCAGCGCCGTGCAGCCAAGGACGCGTTCAAGGGTTAAGCCATTGCTACAGGGGCGTTTAGACGGAGACGGAATGATGCGTATCGTGACGTTGTTACCTGTTCTGATCCCCATGGCGGGCTTGAGCGCCTGTACGCTGACCCCGGCGCAAAAGGCACAGGTCGAGCAGCGCGCGCAGACCGAGCGCGCCGATCTGGACAAGGCGCTTCGCGGCCTGACGCCCGGCGCGCCGACCCAGTGCATCAGCCAGTACCGGATGCAGCAGGTGCGGTCGTACGGCCCGACCATCGTCTACACAGTGTCGCCGCGCCTGAAATATGTCAGCCGGACGGCGGGCGGGTGCAGCGATGTCGGCGGGTCGGGCAACAACATCTTCGTGACCCGCACGACCACGGGCCAGCTCTGTTCGGGCGACATTGCGCAGACGGTCGACCGCACCTCTGGCTTCTTCACCGGCAGTTGCAGCTTCGACGAGTTCATCCCCTATCGGAAGCAGGGCTGATGCGCGGCAAGGCCGCCATCGCCGCCGCGCTGGGCCTGACCCTGACGCTGTCGGCGGCCAAGTCCGATCCCTTTGCCGGGCGCGTTGCCGGGCCACCGGCACAGTGCGTCGATACCAGCACCACCATGTCGGGGCCGGTCATCGCCGACAAGGACGTGATCGTCATCAATGCGGGGCGTCGCGTCTGGCGGGCCAAGGTGCGCGGGCAGTGCTTTGGTATTCAGCCGTTCAACACGCTGTTGATCGACCGCTGGGGACCGCAGGTCTGTCGCAACGACCGGTTCCGGGTGTTGCAGCAGGGGCTGTCGATCCCGACGGCCTGGTGTTTCTTCGACGGGTTCGTGCCGTATGATCGGGTGAAGAAGTAGCGCTGCATCGCCTGGGGCGTGCCCTCCCCCACCCCCTCCCGCTTGCGGGAGGGGAGCGGCAAGACCAAATGTTGCGACTCAACGCATACGCTACGGCTTGGGCACGCCCCTCCCGCAGGCGAGTTTCAGGTCGGTCATGCCCCCGGCATGACCTAAACGATGCGGGGCATCGTTTACCTGAAACTGGGATGGGGGAGGGCATCGGTGTCTCACCGAGCCCCCACCCCAATCACAAAACGAACCGGCTCAAATCCGTATTCCGCGCC carries:
- a CDS encoding UDP-N-acetylmuramate--L-alanine ligase → MTNGNSCFLVGIGGSGMMPLAMILRARGQTVAGSDRGLDQGRVAAKFDSLRAAGIALFPQDGSGVTSADQLVIASAAVEDTVPDIVVANRLGCARATRAQMLASLFNESTLPIGVAGTSGKSTVTGMIAFILHQTGRDPTAMNGAVMKDFVSPDSPFASALVGGGDAFVSEVDESDGSIALYNPAIAVLNNVSLDHKSLEELRTLFGGFAARAQHVVANAGDAETAALLADLPNLTTFAVEGAADLVAEALKPEPFAISFDLITGGAGYGVRLSVPGLHNVSNALAAIGASVAAGVPLIDAIRAVERFTGLKRRFEKVGEANGVTVIDDFGHNPDKIAATLDTLHAFAGRLLILFQPHGYGPLKVMRTELVDSIAVRMKPDDVLVLPDPAYFGGTVAREVTSADIVADLRTRGADARHIADRAEAAAALVAEARAGDRIVVMGARDDTLSLLAQDMVEQLGAT
- a CDS encoding helix-turn-helix transcriptional regulator codes for the protein MNNHLRTLRAERGWSQQDLAERLEVSRQSVNAIETGRYDPSLPLAFKIAELFGCAIEDIFVSPSKG
- a CDS encoding DUF6356 family protein — its product is MFRRLFTEHPQSVGESYVEHFGVAARFGGIMILGGLGAIVHAVVPGLCTTTGSDTVARLHAEMVAKRRKKQAAQAQMKSVEYVI
- a CDS encoding alpha/beta hydrolase, producing the protein MTDTLAPRPKLAYNWTPGTGPAIVFLPGYASDMQGSKALALEEWAQANGRAFLRFDYGGCGESEGAFEDQALADWRDDVVAMLDDVVKGPAVLVGSSMGGWLMLLAAAARPDQVKALVGIAPAPDFTDWGFSEEEKMTILQAGRLERPNPYGPAPTVYTRRFWSSGEANRLTFGPITFDGPVRLLQGMADPDVPWHRTTHLAQLFRSADVQTVLIKDGDHRLSRDADIALLIRAVEDVLHRL
- a CDS encoding tetratricopeptide repeat protein, which encodes MILLSLALAAAVQSAPAKTPPLPTDPREARYQRCVSLADRDPAAAKVEAGKWRLAGGDYFAQQCLGLAFATERNWAAAADAFQQAARAAETAHDVRAANYWAQAGNAFLAAGDAPHARAALDAALAAGELSGFALGEAQLDRARASVAGGQMAAARVDLDAALTNAPADPLAWLLSATLARRMKDLPRAQKDIAQALARSADDASVQLEAGNIAAVAGDEAGARKAWSEAARLAPPDSPIRAETAKALSQFPSR
- a CDS encoding VOC family protein, producing the protein MRYLHTMIRVSDLDASIRFFELLGLKEVRRVDNERGRFSLIFLAAPGDEGRAEVELTHNWDPEIYTGGRNFGHLAYRVDDIYATCQRLMDAGIIINRPPRDGHMAFVKTPDGISIELLQDGALPPAEPWVSMPNVGSW
- the gloB gene encoding hydroxyacylglutathione hydrolase, coding for MEIVRVPVLSDNYAWLIHDAGQTVALDPGEAAPVAAAAAARGWTIDQVWLTHWHPDHVGGAAALKAQGARVAGPAAEAAKIDGLDTLLDEGDTIAVGDAVATIWSVPGHTAGHIAFHIADRATIFTGDTLFAMGCGRLFEGTAAQMHANMRRFAGLPGDTRVYCGHEYTLSNARFAAAVEPDNDAIAERLADVVAMREQGEPTIPTTIALERATNPFLRSVDADELAQRRAAKDAFKG